The Cervus elaphus chromosome 12, mCerEla1.1, whole genome shotgun sequence genome includes a region encoding these proteins:
- the LPCAT4 gene encoding lysophospholipid acyltransferase LPCAT4 gives MSQGSPGDWAPLDPTPGPPAPPNPFVHELHLSRLQRVKFCLLGALLAPIRVLLAFIVLFLLWPFAWLQVAGLTEEQLQEPITGWRKTVCHHGVLGLSRLLFFLLGFLRIRVRGQRASRLQAPVLVAAPHSTFFDPIVLLPCDLPKVVSRAENLSVPVIGALLRFNQAILVSRHDPASRRRVVEEVRRRATSGGKWPQVLFFPEGTCSNKKALLKFKPGAFIAGVPVQPVLIRYPNSLDTTSWAWRGPGVLKVLWLTASQPCSIVDVEFLPVYRPSPEESRDPTLYANNVQRVMAQALGIPATECEFVESLPVIVVGRLKVALEPQLWELGKVLRKAGLSPGCVDAGTEPGRSRRISQEEFAKQLQLSDSQMVAGAFSYFQQDADGLVDFRDVALALAALSGGRSLEELTRLAFELFAEEPEEQAEEQAKGPGRLLYKDGFSTILHLLLGSPRPAARTLHAELCQAGARQGLSLCEFQDFSLHDPLHGKLFSTYLRPSQTPPASSPGSTTALANGTVQAPKQKGD, from the exons TTCTGCCTCCTGGGGGCACTTCTGGCCCCCATCCGAGTGCTTCTGGCCTTTAttgtcctctttctcctctggccCTTTGCCTGGCTGCAAGTCGCTGGTCTTACTGAGGAGCAGCTTCAGGAGCCAATTACCGGATGGAGGAA GACTGTGTGCCACCATGGGGTGCTGGGCCTCAGCCGCCTGCTCTTTTTCCTGCTGGGTTTCCTCCGGATTCGAGTTCGGGGCCAGCGGGCCTCTCGCCTTCAAGCGCCCGTCCTGGTTGCCGCCCCTCACTCTACTTTCTTTGACCCCATTGTTCTGCTGCCCTGTGACCTGCCCAAGGTTGTGTCTCGAGCTGAGAACCTTTCCGTTCCCGTCATTGGAG CCCTTCTTCGCTTCAACCAAGCCATCCTAGTGTCCAGGCATGACCCAGCCTCTCGGCGCAGAGTGGTGGAAGAGGTCCGAAGGCGGGCTACCTCCGGAGGCAAGTGGCCTCAG GTACTGTTCTTTCCTGAGGGTACCTGTTCCAACAAGAAGGCTCTGCTGAAATTCAAACCAG GAGCCTTCATCGCGGGGGTGCCTGTGCAGCCTGTCCTCATCCGCTACCCCAACAGTCTG GACACTACCAGCTGGGCTTGGAGGGGCCCTGGAGT ACTCAAAGTCCTCTGGCTCACAGCCTCTCAGCCCTGCAGCATCGTGGATGTGGAG ttCCTACCTGTATACCGCCCCAGCCCAGAGGAGAGCAGGGACCCCACCCTCTATGCCAACAATGTCCAGAGGGTTATGGCACA GGCCCTGGGCATTCCAGCCACGGAGTGTGAGTTTGTAGAGAGCTTGCCCGTGATTGTGGTGGGCCGGCTGAAGGTGGCCTTGGAGCCACAGCTCTGGGAACTGGGCAAAGTGCTTCGGAAGGCTGG GCTGTCCCCTGGCTGTGTAGACGCTGGGACAGAGCCAGGCCGGAGTCGAAGGATCAGTCAGGAAGAGTTTGCCAAGCAGCTGCAGCTCTCTGACTCCCAGATGGTGGCTGGTGCCTTTAGCTACTTCCAGCAG GATGCCGATGGTTTGGTGGACTTCCGAGACGTGGCCCTTGCATTGGCAGCTCTGAGTGGGGGCAGGAGCCTGGAGGAGCTGACTCGCCTGGCCTTTGAG CTCTTTGCCGAGGAGCCAGAGGAGCAGGCTGAGGAGCAGGCCAAGGGGCCCGGCCGCCTGCTCTACAAAGACGGCTTCAGCACCATCCTGCACCTGCTGCTCGGCTCGCCGCGCCCCGCTGCCAGGACCCTGCATGCCGAGCTGTGCCAGGCGGGGGCCCGCCAGGGCCTCTCCCTCT GTGAGTTCCAGGACTTCTCCCTCCACGACCCGCTCCACGGGAAGCTCTTCAGCACCTACCTGCGCCCCTCCCAGACACCACCCGCCTCCTCCCCAGGCAGCACCACCGCTCTGGCCAACGGGACTGTGCAAGCCCCCAAGCAGAAGGGCGACTGA